Proteins from one Paraburkholderia sp. BL10I2N1 genomic window:
- a CDS encoding translocation/assembly module TamB domain-containing protein, with translation MTTDSSAIPPPDTPGTPPPDGPGGADTPPPARARRRLWRRLAWAAMAPVLIVVLVAGALYGVLTTERGTAFAWRAAVKLLDGQLAGTLDGGTIATGLRLRHVEWRSLDGSGTDIKVDRIAGRWALTHEPWRFAVDYLHIGTIDARVAPSTSTAGPMTLPADLQLPLQLEVRDLRVDQLLLHEGGSTTEFSRFVFHGKSDGRHHEAAVDRLDTPFGEVTARSSLDGVKPFPLTGDAGYSGKVNDEPVQVNAHVTGTLEMLVAELDASGLKLKGQARVEATPFDTVPLRRATVTFDHVNPQAFAPGAPFADLAVRAELQPAVLGEAGAAASAAMVASGASGGLAASVAGTSGPATAASSAPGSVPTSPAPGARGAPVTKSAHSAKPGAFAVAGSVSIVNARPGAIGEHLLPLIDARADVRLDAEAQHISNLKVRIVRNATITGSGSLTGKRGQFNLQVAGLDLNALQASVRPTQLAGPIGIRLNDDIQSITLDLADQRAALRAQGKVTFDPARMSFNDVRVTAGKGRVDLSGAIKHDASSSYNLKATLTDFDPLALTSQTPSRTAAAPAARGTSGGHAANRAAPAARKIEARVNGTISAAGVLGPTFTTKADFRLGESVYDGLPLTGGGTIQLAGSRILPSRANLSVAGNDVDVQGSFGARGDRLRFKVDAPQLERLGFGIAGVVMADGDLTGTFAHPDVVLNYKADGVEFGANRVGHAEGHAELRDGANGALVFTTDARNLAADGVELATLKAHLRGTRANHTLDAEAAGKVHERPLDLTLAANGHLTDARDGPHWDGTVTHLQNRGTPAVNLESPLSLSASAGRVTLGATRMTLENAVFDLKSFVFDRGRIRSAGSINGISLARLLELRQEITSTPPPLKTDLVFDGDWDFALGDTASGHIQLQRRAGDVTVEVGRGVASLGIADIAARVDFSAGNRMNATVHAQASRLGVIDVAAHTNLVMQDGLLTLSEEAPLAGSVNAEVPSLTTTGGLFGPSYLLDGHIALKLALTGTVAKPKVSGALTGDGLSATLVDQGVQLKDGVIHIALSENLVDFQQVEFHGASGTLRATGEVKLGGPDPDVKASIVADRLELFASPDRQLSLSGSATVVSAGPLGGLAINGKFKVDHALFDMPEQAAPRLGDDVVVVRPDGTVRRQPPPSAAGSDRSVGPFAPRANIDLDLGNDFRFRGQGADLGLRGTITAMSAPNMPLRAVGNVRVTEGSTYTAFGRRLAIENGFFTFNGPVANPGINILAMRRNQQVEAGVQVIGTIQSPQVKLVSEPNVPDNEKLSWLLFGHGTEQGNNQGQQNTMTAALALLGSTGGKRIAQTFGLDEFSIGPSEVGLTDTEVVMVAKAINEWLVIGYEQGLQTASNAVKATVNLTRYWSVAVYAGTFQGFVLFYTRRFDRWRW, from the coding sequence ATGACGACGGACTCCTCCGCCATCCCGCCGCCGGACACGCCAGGCACTCCTCCGCCTGACGGGCCGGGCGGCGCGGACACGCCGCCGCCCGCGCGGGCGCGTCGGCGTCTGTGGCGGCGGCTCGCATGGGCGGCCATGGCGCCCGTGCTGATCGTCGTGCTCGTCGCGGGCGCGCTGTACGGCGTCTTGACGACCGAGCGCGGTACGGCTTTCGCATGGCGCGCGGCCGTGAAGTTGCTGGACGGGCAGCTTGCCGGCACGCTCGACGGCGGGACGATCGCGACGGGGCTGCGCCTGCGTCACGTCGAATGGCGCAGCCTCGACGGCAGCGGTACGGATATCAAGGTTGACCGCATCGCGGGCCGCTGGGCGCTGACCCATGAACCCTGGCGCTTTGCCGTCGACTACCTGCACATCGGCACAATCGACGCGCGGGTCGCGCCGTCGACGTCCACTGCCGGCCCAATGACCTTGCCGGCGGACCTGCAGTTGCCGTTGCAGCTCGAGGTGCGCGACCTGCGGGTCGACCAGTTGCTGCTGCATGAGGGTGGATCGACTACGGAGTTCTCGCGGTTTGTCTTCCATGGCAAGAGCGATGGCCGGCATCACGAAGCGGCGGTCGACCGGCTCGATACGCCGTTCGGCGAGGTCACGGCGCGCTCGTCGCTCGACGGCGTGAAGCCGTTTCCCCTGACCGGCGACGCGGGTTATTCAGGCAAGGTCAACGATGAACCGGTGCAGGTGAACGCGCATGTGACGGGGACGCTGGAGATGCTTGTCGCCGAACTCGACGCGAGCGGCCTGAAGCTTAAGGGGCAAGCACGCGTCGAGGCGACGCCGTTTGACACCGTGCCGCTGCGACGCGCGACGGTAACCTTCGATCACGTGAATCCGCAGGCATTCGCGCCCGGTGCACCGTTCGCGGACCTCGCGGTGCGGGCGGAGTTGCAGCCCGCGGTGCTGGGTGAAGCGGGCGCGGCTGCGTCCGCCGCGATGGTTGCCAGCGGGGCGAGCGGCGGCCTCGCAGCGAGTGTCGCAGGCACGAGCGGTCCAGCGACGGCTGCCTCAAGCGCCCCCGGTAGCGTGCCGACGTCACCTGCACCGGGCGCACGAGGCGCCCCGGTCACGAAGTCCGCGCATTCGGCGAAGCCGGGCGCCTTTGCCGTGGCCGGCTCGGTATCGATCGTCAACGCCAGACCCGGCGCGATCGGCGAGCACCTTCTGCCGCTCATCGACGCTCGCGCGGACGTGCGGCTCGACGCCGAGGCGCAGCACATCTCGAACCTGAAGGTGCGCATCGTCAGGAACGCGACGATCACGGGCAGCGGCTCGCTCACGGGCAAACGCGGGCAGTTCAACCTGCAGGTAGCCGGCCTCGATCTGAACGCACTTCAGGCGAGCGTGCGCCCGACGCAGCTCGCCGGCCCGATCGGCATCCGCCTGAACGACGACATACAAAGCATCACGCTCGATCTCGCTGACCAGCGGGCCGCGTTGCGCGCGCAGGGCAAGGTGACGTTCGATCCGGCCCGCATGAGTTTCAACGACGTCAGGGTAACGGCGGGCAAAGGGCGCGTCGATCTGTCGGGCGCGATCAAGCACGACGCCAGTTCGAGCTACAACCTGAAGGCGACGCTGACCGATTTCGATCCGCTCGCGCTGACCTCCCAGACGCCGTCCCGTACGGCTGCCGCCCCGGCGGCCAGGGGCACGTCGGGCGGGCACGCGGCGAACCGGGCGGCACCCGCGGCGCGCAAGATCGAGGCGCGGGTGAACGGCACGATCAGTGCTGCCGGCGTACTCGGGCCGACCTTCACGACCAAAGCCGACTTCCGGCTCGGCGAAAGCGTCTACGACGGCCTGCCGCTGACAGGCGGAGGCACGATCCAGCTGGCTGGCTCGCGGATTCTGCCGAGCCGCGCGAATCTGTCTGTAGCGGGCAACGATGTCGACGTGCAGGGCAGCTTCGGTGCGCGCGGAGACCGTCTGCGCTTCAAGGTCGATGCGCCGCAGCTGGAGCGGCTCGGCTTTGGCATCGCGGGCGTCGTGATGGCCGACGGCGACCTCACGGGCACTTTCGCGCACCCGGACGTCGTGCTCAACTACAAGGCCGATGGCGTCGAATTCGGTGCGAATCGGGTCGGTCACGCCGAGGGTCATGCTGAACTGCGCGACGGTGCGAACGGCGCGCTCGTCTTTACGACCGATGCGCGCAACCTGGCTGCCGACGGCGTCGAACTCGCAACGCTCAAGGCGCATCTGCGCGGCACACGGGCCAACCACACGCTTGACGCGGAAGCAGCCGGCAAGGTGCACGAACGCCCACTGGATTTGACGCTGGCGGCGAACGGCCACCTCACCGACGCGCGCGACGGTCCGCACTGGGACGGCACGGTGACGCATCTGCAGAACCGCGGCACACCGGCGGTCAATCTCGAGTCGCCGCTGTCGTTGAGCGCCAGCGCCGGTCGCGTGACGCTCGGTGCGACGCGCATGACGCTCGAAAACGCCGTCTTCGATCTGAAGTCGTTCGTTTTCGACCGCGGCCGCATCCGCTCGGCGGGCTCGATCAACGGGATTTCGCTGGCGCGCCTGCTGGAGCTGCGGCAGGAAATCACCAGCACGCCGCCGCCGTTGAAGACCGATCTTGTTTTCGACGGCGACTGGGATTTCGCGCTCGGCGATACGGCGAGCGGTCATATCCAGCTGCAACGCCGTGCAGGCGATGTGACCGTCGAGGTCGGACGCGGCGTCGCGTCGCTCGGCATTGCGGACATCGCGGCTCGCGTCGATTTCAGCGCCGGCAATCGTATGAACGCGACGGTTCACGCGCAGGCGAGCCGTCTGGGCGTCATCGACGTCGCCGCGCATACCAACCTCGTCATGCAGGATGGCCTGCTAACCCTCAGCGAAGAAGCGCCGCTTGCGGGCTCGGTGAACGCGGAAGTGCCTTCGCTGACGACCACGGGTGGGCTGTTCGGTCCGAGCTACCTGCTCGACGGGCACATTGCGCTGAAACTTGCGCTGACCGGAACCGTGGCGAAGCCGAAGGTGTCGGGGGCGCTGACTGGCGACGGGCTGTCCGCCACACTCGTCGATCAAGGCGTGCAATTGAAGGACGGCGTGATTCATATCGCGCTGTCGGAAAACCTCGTCGATTTCCAGCAGGTCGAGTTCCACGGCGCGAGCGGCACGCTTCGCGCGACGGGGGAGGTGAAGCTGGGCGGCCCGGATCCCGACGTCAAGGCCAGCATCGTGGCGGACAGGCTTGAACTGTTTGCCTCGCCGGACCGCCAGCTGTCGCTGTCCGGCAGCGCGACTGTCGTCAGTGCGGGGCCGCTCGGCGGACTCGCGATCAACGGCAAGTTCAAGGTCGACCATGCGCTCTTCGACATGCCCGAGCAGGCTGCACCGAGGCTCGGCGACGATGTCGTCGTCGTCCGGCCGGATGGCACGGTCCGTCGGCAGCCGCCGCCTTCGGCGGCTGGCTCGGACCGGTCCGTCGGCCCGTTCGCGCCGCGCGCCAACATCGATCTCGATCTCGGCAACGACTTCCGTTTCCGTGGACAGGGCGCGGACCTCGGCCTGCGCGGCACGATTACGGCAATGAGCGCGCCGAACATGCCGTTGCGCGCGGTCGGCAACGTCCGTGTGACCGAAGGGTCGACCTACACCGCGTTTGGCCGCAGGCTTGCGATCGAAAACGGCTTTTTCACGTTCAATGGACCGGTCGCGAATCCTGGCATCAATATTCTGGCGATGCGGCGCAACCAGCAGGTCGAAGCGGGCGTGCAGGTCATCGGGACGATCCAGTCGCCGCAAGTGAAGCTGGTTTCGGAGCCGAACGTGCCGGACAACGAGAAACTCTCGTGGCTGCTGTTCGGCCATGGCACGGAGCAGGGCAACAACCAGGGACAGCAGAACACGATGACGGCTGCGCTGGCTTTGCTCGGCAGCACGGGCGGAAAGCGGATCGCGCAGACATTCGGTCTCGACGAATTTTCGATCGGGCCCAGCGAGGTCGGCTTGACGGATACGGAGGTGGTGATGGTGGCGAAGGCGATCAACGAATGGCTCGTGATCGGCTACGAACAGGGGTTGCAGACGGCGAGCAACGCGGTCAAGGCGACGGTGAACCTGACGCGCTACTGGTCAGTGGCGGTTTATGCCGGCACGTTCCAGGGCTTTGTCCTGTTTTACACGAGGCGGTTTGATCGCTGGCGCTGGTGA
- a CDS encoding autotransporter assembly complex family protein yields the protein MSVLTASEAHARDAYRVDVNTSPRSLRKLLEAHLDIARFASRNDISDDQFEFLVTATPQQVRDLIATEGYFSPVIRTDVRTVGGRREVIINVDPGPQTTISSISLSFRGPVVTEDPEQENTARFAFTLHEGDPFSQGGWDDAKNASLRALQARRYVAAKVYHSEALIDPRTHEATLSVTYDSGPTFTMGPLDVSGTRRYPEQIVHNVNPIAVGDIYDVQRVAELQRQLQNTPYYASVAIDVGNDPAKPLETPIQVKVSEYPYNSFRGGVGYSTDNGPQVQGSYSYLNTFGRAYPFSITGRIDQTQRFGQIQLSMPPGERAWVNSVLASYTDTDVSDTHIYSARVGVERTRTAQFIDYGYSILYYQDRLTQNVGPPTTSRALVPSWSWTRRNTDDPLFPRSGNLIHVEAGFAIKNVATDQTFIRGYARGMQYLPIGQRDLILLRAELGGVFTSGGSSGIPASLLFRAGGSNSVRGYSFQSIGNNVAGSTLPTKYLVTGTTEYQHWFSRNWGAAAFFDIGTATDTWGEKVFYPGVGVGARWRSPVGPINVDLAYGIRNKSVRPYLTLGIAF from the coding sequence ATGTCCGTCCTGACCGCCAGCGAAGCCCACGCGCGGGATGCCTACAGGGTCGACGTCAACACCTCGCCCCGTTCGCTGCGCAAACTCCTCGAAGCTCACCTCGACATCGCCCGTTTCGCCAGCCGCAACGACATCAGCGACGATCAGTTCGAATTCCTCGTGACCGCCACGCCGCAGCAGGTGCGCGATCTCATTGCGACGGAAGGGTATTTCTCGCCAGTCATACGCACTGACGTGCGTACCGTCGGCGGCCGCCGCGAGGTGATCATCAACGTCGATCCGGGGCCGCAAACCACCATCTCGTCGATTTCGCTGTCGTTTCGCGGGCCCGTGGTGACCGAAGATCCCGAGCAGGAAAATACCGCGCGTTTTGCATTCACGCTGCATGAAGGTGATCCGTTTTCACAGGGCGGCTGGGACGACGCGAAGAACGCGTCGCTCAGAGCCCTCCAGGCGCGCCGCTATGTCGCCGCGAAGGTTTACCATTCCGAAGCGCTCATCGACCCGCGCACGCATGAAGCCACTCTGAGCGTCACCTACGACAGCGGCCCGACCTTCACGATGGGACCGCTCGATGTGTCGGGTACCCGCCGCTACCCGGAGCAGATCGTGCATAACGTGAACCCAATCGCAGTCGGCGATATCTACGATGTGCAGCGGGTCGCCGAACTGCAGCGACAGTTGCAGAACACGCCCTACTATGCAAGCGTCGCGATCGATGTCGGCAATGACCCCGCAAAACCGCTCGAAACGCCGATCCAGGTGAAGGTCAGCGAATATCCTTACAACAGTTTCCGCGGCGGCGTGGGCTACTCGACGGACAACGGCCCCCAGGTGCAGGGTTCGTATTCCTATCTCAACACGTTCGGCCGGGCCTACCCGTTTTCCATCACAGGGCGCATCGACCAGACCCAGCGATTCGGGCAGATCCAGCTGTCGATGCCGCCTGGCGAGCGGGCATGGGTCAACAGCGTGCTGGCGTCCTATACGGACACCGATGTGTCGGATACGCACATCTATAGCGCACGCGTCGGTGTGGAGCGCACGCGCACGGCGCAGTTCATCGACTACGGGTACTCGATCCTGTACTACCAGGACCGGTTGACCCAGAATGTCGGGCCGCCGACCACGAGCCGCGCGCTCGTGCCGTCCTGGAGCTGGACGCGCCGCAATACCGACGATCCGCTGTTCCCGCGCTCCGGCAACCTGATCCACGTGGAGGCGGGCTTCGCCATCAAGAACGTGGCGACCGACCAGACGTTCATTCGCGGCTACGCGCGTGGCATGCAGTATCTGCCGATAGGCCAGCGCGACCTGATTCTGCTGCGCGCGGAACTGGGCGGCGTCTTCACGAGCGGCGGTTCCAGCGGGATTCCGGCGTCGCTGCTGTTCCGGGCGGGTGGTTCGAACTCAGTGCGCGGCTACAGCTTCCAGAGCATCGGTAACAACGTCGCCGGCTCGACCCTGCCGACCAAATACCTCGTCACCGGCACGACCGAGTACCAGCACTGGTTTAGCCGCAACTGGGGCGCGGCGGCGTTTTTCGACATCGGCACCGCCACCGACACGTGGGGCGAAAAGGTCTTCTACCCCGGCGTCGGCGTGGGCGCGCGCTGGCGCAGCCCGGTCGGGCCGATTAACGTCGACCTGGCCTACGGTATTCGCAACAAGAGTGTGCGTCCGTACCTGACGCTCGGCATCGCTTTCTGA
- a CDS encoding DUF3460 family protein, with translation MYQSDITQFLNQLKQQKPNLEAEQRRGRSLLWDKQPVDLDERATQQSSRVQQTPYVYYQNF, from the coding sequence ATGTACCAATCGGACATCACCCAGTTCCTGAATCAGCTGAAGCAGCAAAAGCCCAATCTTGAAGCCGAACAGCGCCGCGGCCGCTCGCTCCTGTGGGACAAGCAGCCGGTCGATCTGGACGAACGCGCAACGCAACAGTCGTCGCGCGTGCAACAGACGCCCTACGTCTATTACCAGAACTTCTGA
- a CDS encoding ScpA family protein, with amino-acid sequence MSTADEARAAKQRPDAALAAPATDSTPDTVDGIAFARLYGEPLFKLPTDLYIPPDALEVFLETFEGPLDLLLYLIRKQNFNVLDIPMADVTAQYLGYVEQLRKTNLELAAEYLLMAAMLIEIKSRMLLPVKKHDTGEEAEDPRAELVRRLLEYEQMKLAAQRLDQLPQLGRDFLRAEVYIEQSITPRFPDVNSDDLRAAWADVIKRAKLVQHHRISREELSVREHMSVILRRLQNARFMEFSELFDTTRGVPVVVVNFIAMLELARETLIEITQAEPFAPIYVRLAYLPA; translated from the coding sequence GTGTCCACCGCCGACGAGGCCCGCGCCGCAAAGCAACGTCCCGACGCCGCGCTCGCTGCGCCCGCGACCGACTCGACGCCTGACACCGTCGACGGGATTGCGTTTGCGCGTCTGTACGGCGAGCCGCTGTTCAAGCTCCCGACAGACCTTTACATCCCGCCGGATGCGCTCGAAGTCTTCCTCGAAACGTTCGAAGGCCCGCTGGATCTGTTGCTGTACCTGATCCGCAAGCAGAACTTCAACGTGCTCGACATCCCGATGGCGGATGTGACCGCCCAGTATCTGGGCTACGTCGAGCAGTTGCGCAAGACGAATCTCGAGCTCGCCGCCGAGTATCTGCTGATGGCCGCGATGCTGATCGAGATCAAGTCGCGGATGCTGTTGCCGGTGAAGAAGCACGACACCGGCGAGGAAGCGGAAGATCCGCGCGCCGAACTCGTGCGCCGCCTGCTCGAATACGAGCAGATGAAGCTTGCCGCGCAGCGCCTCGACCAGTTGCCGCAGCTTGGCCGCGATTTCCTGCGCGCGGAAGTCTATATCGAACAAAGTATCACGCCGCGCTTCCCCGACGTGAATTCCGACGACCTGCGCGCAGCGTGGGCCGACGTCATCAAGCGGGCCAAGCTGGTGCAGCATCACCGGATTTCGCGCGAGGAGCTGTCGGTGCGCGAGCACATGAGCGTCATCCTGCGGCGGCTGCAGAACGCGCGTTTCATGGAGTTCTCCGAGCTGTTCGATACGACGCGCGGAGTGCCGGTCGTCGTGGTGAATTTCATCGCGATGCTCGAACTGGCGCGCGAAACGCTGATCGAGATCACGCAGGCCGAGCCGTTCGCCCCGATCTACGTCCGTCTGGCCTATCTGCCGGCCTGA
- the panC gene encoding pantoate--beta-alanine ligase encodes MKVISSIHELRDQLRGQNRTAFVPTMGNLHEGHLSLMRLARQHGDPVVASIFVNRLQFGPNEDFDKYPRTLEADIEKLQKENVYVLFAPTERDLYPEPQEYRVHPPHDLGDILEGEFRPGFFQGVCTVVMKLMTCVQPRVAVFGKKDYQQLMIVRQMCHQFAMPTDIVAAETVRDADGLALSSRNRYLQAAERAEAPVLAATLNRVRDAVLAGNRDFAKIEQDAMASLAARGWQPDYVAVRKRVNLLPPTAQDTDAPLVVLAAAKLGATRLIDNLEI; translated from the coding sequence ATGAAAGTCATCAGCTCGATCCACGAATTGCGCGACCAGTTGCGTGGCCAGAATCGCACCGCCTTCGTCCCGACGATGGGCAATCTGCACGAAGGGCATCTTTCGCTGATGCGCCTTGCGCGCCAGCACGGCGACCCGGTGGTGGCGAGTATCTTCGTCAACCGGCTTCAGTTCGGCCCGAACGAAGATTTCGACAAGTATCCGCGCACGCTCGAAGCCGACATCGAAAAGCTGCAGAAGGAAAACGTCTACGTGCTGTTCGCACCGACCGAAAGGGATCTGTATCCGGAGCCGCAGGAATACCGCGTGCATCCGCCGCACGATCTGGGCGATATCCTCGAAGGCGAATTCCGGCCGGGCTTCTTCCAGGGCGTGTGCACGGTCGTGATGAAGCTGATGACGTGCGTCCAGCCGCGCGTCGCCGTGTTCGGCAAGAAGGACTATCAGCAGTTGATGATCGTCCGGCAGATGTGTCACCAGTTTGCGATGCCGACCGACATCGTCGCCGCCGAAACCGTGCGCGACGCCGACGGCCTAGCGCTCAGCTCGCGCAATCGCTATCTGCAGGCGGCCGAGCGCGCCGAGGCGCCGGTGCTCGCCGCGACGCTGAACCGGGTGCGCGACGCCGTGCTGGCCGGCAACCGCGATTTCGCGAAGATCGAGCAGGACGCGATGGCGTCGCTAGCCGCGCGCGGCTGGCAGCCCGACTACGTCGCCGTGCGCAAACGCGTGAACCTCTTGCCGCCGACGGCGCAGGATACCGACGCACCGCTCGTCGTCCTCGCAGCCGCGAAGCTTGGCGCAACGCGCCTCATCGACAACCTCGAAATCTGA
- the panD gene encoding aspartate 1-decarboxylase produces the protein MQRNMLKSKIHRAAVTHCELHYEGSCAIDENLLEAANIVENERIDIWNINNGERFSTYAIKGERGSGMISLNGSAARRAQLGDLVIIAAFAMVDEAELKAGWKPDLVFVDENNRIKGSRDHVPTQSWT, from the coding sequence ATGCAACGCAATATGCTGAAATCGAAGATCCATCGTGCGGCGGTCACGCACTGCGAACTGCACTACGAAGGCTCGTGCGCGATCGACGAGAACCTGCTCGAAGCGGCGAACATCGTCGAAAACGAGCGCATCGATATCTGGAACATCAACAACGGCGAGCGTTTCTCGACCTACGCGATCAAGGGTGAACGCGGCAGCGGCATGATTTCGCTGAACGGCTCGGCCGCGCGACGCGCGCAACTGGGCGATCTGGTGATCATCGCGGCATTCGCGATGGTCGACGAAGCCGAGCTGAAGGCAGGCTGGAAGCCGGATCTGGTGTTCGTCGACGAAAACAACCGCATCAAGGGCAGCCGCGATCACGTGCCGACGCAAAGCTGGACCTGA
- a CDS encoding ParA family protein, whose amino-acid sequence MTVIVVANPKGGVGKSTLATNLAGYFAASGEWVALADLDKQQSAHAWLELRPGTLAAIEMWEVDHDSPARPPKGLEHAVIDTPAGLHGNRFSIALDLADKVIVPLQPSIFDILATQEFLERLAKEKAVRKGAIEVGVVGMRVDARTKSADQLHRFVEGLDLPVLGFLRDTQNYVQLAAHGLTLWDVAKSRVEKDLEQWQPIIDWTSNKA is encoded by the coding sequence ATGACGGTAATCGTAGTGGCGAACCCGAAGGGCGGCGTCGGTAAAAGCACGCTCGCGACCAATCTGGCTGGTTACTTCGCAGCCTCCGGCGAGTGGGTGGCGCTCGCCGACCTGGACAAGCAGCAATCAGCCCACGCCTGGCTCGAGCTCCGGCCCGGCACGCTGGCGGCCATCGAAATGTGGGAGGTCGATCACGATTCCCCCGCCAGGCCGCCGAAAGGGCTGGAGCATGCGGTCATCGATACCCCGGCAGGCCTGCACGGCAACCGCTTCAGCATCGCGCTGGATCTCGCGGACAAGGTGATCGTCCCGTTGCAGCCGTCGATATTCGATATTCTCGCCACGCAGGAATTTCTCGAACGCCTGGCAAAGGAAAAGGCGGTCCGGAAGGGCGCCATCGAGGTCGGCGTAGTCGGCATGCGGGTCGATGCGCGGACGAAGTCGGCCGATCAGCTGCACCGGTTCGTCGAGGGGCTGGATCTGCCTGTACTGGGCTTTCTGCGCGATACCCAGAACTACGTGCAGCTGGCCGCGCACGGCCTGACGTTGTGGGACGTTGCGAAAAGCCGCGTCGAAAAGGACCTCGAACAGTGGCAGCCGATCATCGACTGGACCAGCAACAAGGCGTGA
- a CDS encoding PaaI family thioesterase → MSTLRPEYSIDRLHERQKGTLPGLLGFRVVSLEQGSLTGELTVRAELLAPNGFLHAASVIGLADTACGYACLAHLPEKARNFTTVELKSNFLGTATEGVVRTVATGVHLGRSTQIWDASVFAPDGRTIALFRCTQMVLY, encoded by the coding sequence ATGAGCACGCTTCGCCCGGAATATTCGATCGACCGCCTCCACGAGCGGCAGAAGGGCACCCTTCCTGGTCTGCTTGGATTTCGGGTAGTGTCGCTGGAGCAGGGGTCGCTGACTGGCGAGTTGACCGTGCGCGCGGAGTTGCTCGCACCTAATGGGTTCCTGCATGCGGCTTCTGTTATCGGGCTTGCCGATACCGCCTGCGGGTACGCCTGTCTGGCTCATTTGCCTGAGAAGGCTCGCAATTTCACCACAGTTGAGTTGAAGAGTAATTTTCTGGGTACCGCGACTGAAGGGGTCGTGCGGACCGTGGCCACGGGAGTTCATCTTGGGCGGAGCACCCAGATTTGGGATGCCAGCGTTTTTGCGCCCGATGGGCGGACTATTGCGCTTTTCCGTTGTACGCAGATGGTTTTGTATTGA
- a CDS encoding DoxX family protein: MNSTRTADAAATLLRLALGVLYLAHSLQKIFVFTLPGTAGFFVSLGLPGWLGYVTAFVELFGGIALILGVQVRWVAIVLLPFMLGAMSAHLHNGWGFASPNGGWEYPAFWAVTLVVQALLGNGLYAVGAAPAPRVANA; this comes from the coding sequence ATGAACTCGACCCGTACGGCCGATGCGGCCGCCACCTTGCTGCGGCTTGCCCTGGGTGTGCTTTATCTGGCCCACAGCCTGCAGAAGATCTTCGTTTTTACCCTGCCGGGAACGGCGGGTTTTTTCGTCTCGCTCGGATTGCCCGGCTGGCTTGGCTATGTGACAGCCTTCGTCGAACTGTTTGGTGGGATCGCGCTGATTCTTGGTGTGCAGGTTCGCTGGGTCGCGATTGTGCTGTTGCCGTTCATGCTCGGCGCGATGTCCGCGCACCTGCATAACGGTTGGGGGTTTGCTTCCCCCAACGGCGGGTGGGAGTATCCGGCCTTTTGGGCCGTCACTCTCGTTGTTCAGGCTTTGCTCGGGAATGGGCTTTATGCGGTTGGGGCGGCTCCGGCGCCGCGGGTTGCTAATGCCTGA